The DNA segment TCCTGCCGATGTCATTGCCGGCTTTGGCTACGGTGACGATACTGAGCTTCCTGCACTCTTGGAATGACTTCTCATTTGCACTTGTGTTCATTAGCAAGACGAGTCTGAAAACTCTCCCGCTAGGCATCGCTAATTTTGCCGACGGCTACCAGACAGACTACGGTCTGACGCTGGCGGGAATGACCATATCGGTAATACCAACGGTAATCATGTATTTGATTTTCCAGGAGCAAGTTATGAAAGGCATGACGGCGGGCGCCGTCAAAGGATAGCCGTTCGAATATTGATAATGACAACATGGGGTGGTGGATGGAATGTCTTTACGGCGAAAACTTTCAATTATGATGCTGGTTTCCATCCTGATCCCTCTGCTATTTCTAGGTTCCTTCGCATTCATTACCTCATCAAGGGTAACGGAAGAGAAGACGAAGCTGTCAGGTATTGAGACCTTAAGACAAATGGACGGGAATCTTAAATTCATTATTCAGGACGTTGAGAACATCTCGCTGTTTCTGATCAGCCAAAGCGATGTGCAGCAGTATCTAAGCGCCGCGAACGAGGATGAGAAGGTAAAGTCGCGAATTGTAGGCATGATGATGAACCTGGCCAGCTCGAAAAGCTATATTGCTGATATTTCGATCGTTTCAAGAAAATTCCCGGATACGATGTCCACGGCGACGCTGTATGAATCCGATTTGCCCAATCAGGTTAATATTCGCAAGGTAACGGATAAGATGTGGACCGGCGTGTATCAGGTCAAGGACTATTCAGGTCTTAAAAATGTCATTACCTTTATTCGCCCACTGCGCAGTACGCATAATTACAGCGATCTCGGCTGGCTGGCGATCAGTATCGACGAGAAGGCGATATCGCAATATTGGTCGCAGCCTAAACTGGGGGAAGGGAGCGGACAGGTCGCACTTCTCAATGAGCATGGGCATATTTTGTCGGCGACTGAGAAGGGTTGGCTGTCGAAACCGCTGGATGAGCTGTATCCCAAGGTTATTGACCAGTTTAGTGCCAGCCTTTACGGGAGCACAACCTACGGCGAGGGAGCGAGTAAGCAGACAATATTGCATTTTCGCGAGCCCAGCGTCGGCTGGATGCTGATCGGTTTTATTCCTTACGAGCAGTACAGTGCCCAAAATCGCTACATTTTGCAGTTAACGATCGCGGCTGTAGCGCTCGCAGTTATGATCAGCGTTGGCTTGATTCTGTTTGTCGTCCAGCGTGTAATGAATCCGCTACGGCTATTGACCCGCTTGCTGGCTAAGATTGACCCGGAAGCTCCGCTTCCACTGTTCCCGGCGGATTCGGGCGATGAAATCGGCAAGCTGGGAGCGAGCTACAACATGCTTGGCAGACATATCGAGAAGCTGAAAGCGGAGCTGATCCGAAATGAGGCGAGGAAAAAGGAGGCCGATATTCTGGCGCTGCAAGCCCAGATTAACCCGCATTTTTTGTATAACACCTTGTCCTCGATTCACTGGATTGCGCTCATGGCCGATGAGAAGCGCATTGCCGGTATGGTCGAGGCACTGAGCGATTTTTTGAGGATCAGCCTTAACCAAGGCAAGGAGTTTTATCCGGTACGGCAGGAAATGGCCCACATTCAAAATTACGCACAGGTACAGGCGATTCGCTTTCCCGACAAATTCAATATCGATTTCATCATCGATGAGAACTTGCAAAACAAATATATGCTGAAGCTGCTGCTGCAGCCTTTAGTGGAAAATGCGCTGATTCACGGTATCCAGAAAAAAGAGGGGATCGGCACGATCACCGTATATTTGGAGCAAAAGGGGAACGTCATGAGCTTCTTGGTATTGGATGACGGCATCGGCATGACCGAGGAGCGGCTGGCAGCGGTTCGGGCTAACTTACAGCCGAATGGAGAACAAGCGGAAGCGCGATTGACAA comes from the Paenibacillus lentus genome and includes:
- a CDS encoding cache domain-containing sensor histidine kinase, producing MSLRRKLSIMMLVSILIPLLFLGSFAFITSSRVTEEKTKLSGIETLRQMDGNLKFIIQDVENISLFLISQSDVQQYLSAANEDEKVKSRIVGMMMNLASSKSYIADISIVSRKFPDTMSTATLYESDLPNQVNIRKVTDKMWTGVYQVKDYSGLKNVITFIRPLRSTHNYSDLGWLAISIDEKAISQYWSQPKLGEGSGQVALLNEHGHILSATEKGWLSKPLDELYPKVIDQFSASLYGSTTYGEGASKQTILHFREPSVGWMLIGFIPYEQYSAQNRYILQLTIAAVALAVMISVGLILFVVQRVMNPLRLLTRLLAKIDPEAPLPLFPADSGDEIGKLGASYNMLGRHIEKLKAELIRNEARKKEADILALQAQINPHFLYNTLSSIHWIALMADEKRIAGMVEALSDFLRISLNQGKEFYPVRQEMAHIQNYAQVQAIRFPDKFNIDFIIDENLQNKYMLKLLLQPLVENALIHGIQKKEGIGTITVYLEQKGNVMSFLVLDDGIGMTEERLAAVRANLQPNGEQAEARLTTLASYGLRNVNERLILHYGSDARLQIESKLHVGTRVSFSIPILEEYDENHDS